The genomic stretch GTCACCGCACGTGTCGGCGCCGAGGCGTTCCTGCGGCAGCTCTGCTGGCGGGACTTCTATCTCCAGCTCCTGGCCGCACGACCGGACCTCCCGTACGCCGACTACCGGCCCCGTGGCGACGAGTGGCACGAGGACGAGGAAGCCTTCACCGCCTGGCGCGACGGCCTCACCGGATACCCCATCGTCGACGCGGCGATGCGCCAGCTCCGCCTCGAGGCGTGGATGCCCGGCCGAGCGCGGCTTCTCGCCGCGTCCTTCCTGGTCAAGGACCTCCGCCTCGACTGGCGTCTCGGCGCCGCCCACTTCGCCGAGCTGCTCGTCGACGGCGACGTCGCGAGCAACTCGGGCAACTGGCAGTGGGTCGCCGGGACCGGGACGGACACCCGGCCGAACCGGGTCTTCAACCCGGTGCGCCAAGCGATGCGCTTCGACCCCTCGGGCGACTACGTCCGACGCTACGTCCCCGAGCTCGGCTCGCTTCCGCCGAAGACAATCCATCAGCCCTGGACGCTCGGGGCGGAGGCGCTTGCGCGGCTCGGCTATCCAGCCCCGCTCGTCGACCACGCCGAAGCGAGCGCGGCTTTCGTCGGGTCGCGGGCAGGCAGCCGCCCGTCGGGCATGATCGATCCCGATGCCTGAGTCGGTCTGGGACTATCCACGTCCACCGCGCGTCGAGCCGTCGAACAAGCGTGTGCGCGTCGTGCTCGGCGGCGCGGTGATCGCCGACACGATCCGAGCGCACCGCGCGCTCGAGACGAGCCATCCGCCGGTCTACTACGTGCCGTTCGAGGACGTCGCCCGCGGCTCGCTCGAGCCGTCTCGCGGACGCGGCAGCTTCTGCGAGTGGAAGGGCGCTGCTTCGTATTTCGACGTGATCGGCGGCGACGGCCGCCGCGTCGAGCGGGCGGCGTGGACGTACGCCGATCCTGCGCCGGGTTTCGAGATGATCCGCGACGCAGTTGCGTTCTACCCGGGCCTGATGGACGAATGCACGCTCGACGGAGAGCTTGTCGAGGCGCAGGAAGGTGGCTTCTACGGTGGCTGGATCACGAGCGAGGTCGTCGGCCCGTTCAAAGGCGGACGCGGCACATCCGGTTGGTGAGGCAAAGGCACAGATGCGCCGGAGGCCGAGCTCCACTCGCGCGACAGTCGCCAAGAGGCTGCCGGGCGGCAAGCGGTCTCAGAGCACGAGCACGTTCGCGAAGACCTGCCATGCGAGCAGGCTCTTCGCGACGAGGCTCAGCCAGAGATACCAGCGCTCGCCGTAGCGATAGTCGCGCCAGCGCCCGACCCGCTTGTACTGCAGGGCCTGGTTCACAGCGAAGCTGTTGAACAGAACGAAGAGCGAGACGAAGATCGCATAGACGAACGTCGGCGGTGCATGTCCACGCTCCGCCGAGGCGCCGATCTGCACCGCGATGGCGATCCACGCGACGGCGCCCACGATGCAGCCGAGCACGAACGGAAGCCAGCGCGTCCGCGCACGGTCAGGTGGGTTGAGGAGCTCCATCAGCCAGCCGAGGAAGATCATCGCCGCGTTGACCGCGAAGAGCGCGAACAACGCGACGTAGTCGGCGATGCCGGTCAGCATCGCGATCAGGACGACCATCAGCGAGGCCGAGAGGGAATACTCGAGCCAACGGAACGGATTGACGCCCGCCGCGAGACTTCGCTCGTAGCGGGCGCGGCACGGCGGGAGCGCGACGAGAGCGTGGTCGAGCGCTGCGAGCAAGAGGAATGCACCGACGAGCGGGCCGATTCGGAGGTCGAAGAGCAAGACCTGCTTCGGCAGTCCGCTTCCCGGCGGGCCTTCCATGAAGGCGCCTGTGACGGGAAGCGAGAAGTCGGTCGAGAGCGCGAGGATCACGACCGCCTGCGCCGCGTGGACCAGCGCAAGTAACGCATTGCCGCGCCGAAGCGCCTTGTTGTCCATGCCTTGGGCCTCCTTCCGTGTTTGGACGCGGGCTTCGGGAGAGCGGCATCGGGTCTCGAGCCACGCCCCGGTTTGGGTGTGGACGCGAGACCCGATGCCGTCTTGGAAACGGGGAGTGTGTCCCCGGCCGGCGAGCTAGGCCGACAGGCTGGGCGGGACGATCACGGTGTCGATTACGTGGATCACGCCGTTGGTCGCCAGGATGTCGGCGGTGACGACGGTGGCGCTGCCGTTCAGGGTCAGCTTTCCGTCCTTCAGCGAGAGCGAGATCGGCTCGCCCTCGAGGGCCTTGACGGTGCCGTTCTGCTGTGCGACTGCGATCGCCTGAGCACTCTTGATGG from Candidatus Eisenbacteria bacterium encodes the following:
- a CDS encoding FAD-binding domain-containing protein; translation: VTARVGAEAFLRQLCWRDFYLQLLAARPDLPYADYRPRGDEWHEDEEAFTAWRDGLTGYPIVDAAMRQLRLEAWMPGRARLLAASFLVKDLRLDWRLGAAHFAELLVDGDVASNSGNWQWVAGTGTDTRPNRVFNPVRQAMRFDPSGDYVRRYVPELGSLPPKTIHQPWTLGAEALARLGYPAPLVDHAEASAAFVGSRAGSRPSGMIDPDA
- a CDS encoding DUF427 domain-containing protein; translation: MPESVWDYPRPPRVEPSNKRVRVVLGGAVIADTIRAHRALETSHPPVYYVPFEDVARGSLEPSRGRGSFCEWKGAASYFDVIGGDGRRVERAAWTYADPAPGFEMIRDAVAFYPGLMDECTLDGELVEAQEGGFYGGWITSEVVGPFKGGRGTSGW
- the heR gene encoding heliorhodopsin HeR, encoding MDNKALRRGNALLALVHAAQAVVILALSTDFSLPVTGAFMEGPPGSGLPKQVLLFDLRIGPLVGAFLLLAALDHALVALPPCRARYERSLAAGVNPFRWLEYSLSASLMVVLIAMLTGIADYVALFALFAVNAAMIFLGWLMELLNPPDRARTRWLPFVLGCIVGAVAWIAIAVQIGASAERGHAPPTFVYAIFVSLFVLFNSFAVNQALQYKRVGRWRDYRYGERWYLWLSLVAKSLLAWQVFANVLVL